A region from the Anaerobacillus sp. CMMVII genome encodes:
- the cydC gene encoding thiol reductant ABC exporter subunit CydC, translating to MKELFTLTKIMMSEKKAIFLAILLGFIASISSVGLIGTGGYLISQSALHPPLYTLTLTILFVRFFGLSRAASRYAERYFSHKATFTILGKLRVYFYDKIEPLAPALFATYRSGDLLSRVVADVDRLQYFFLRVFYPPLVMIVVFITTGVVIYTFSIAMALVLLGGVLIVGIAIPLFFTFFTQNIGLQLREKRSQLSVTITDFLYGFNDLRTNQRLKDKLTDINQISRDLVAEQEKDGMLSSKGESISGLMTFLTAWMMLIVGVTLVDAGQLNGVFLAMLVLITLTVFETATPMAIIPGHIEESRVASERLFKLTNNQNEQKGRSTEKIDVPTAPVKITVDRVSFAYPSEERFALKNIQLLIEEKKKVAIVGASGSGKSSFLQLLLKFYDNYRGDIWLGDWNLKDLSEEDARCFFGVVAQENHFFNQTIRANLLLAKPEATDEELEEILKSVALPHIKLNDVLSEKGTSLSGGERQRLAIARMVLKDSPIWLLDEPTTGLDALTEQEVLSVLWPKVEGKTVVYITHKLVGLEKMDEIIVFDKGTIIEQGSYEALLKNKGYFYDLKQLEVEKIS from the coding sequence GTGAAAGAACTTTTTACACTAACTAAAATAATGATGTCTGAAAAGAAAGCAATCTTTCTGGCTATTCTCCTAGGCTTTATCGCGTCTATTTCTTCTGTAGGCTTAATAGGAACTGGGGGCTATTTAATTTCTCAATCAGCACTTCATCCTCCATTATATACTCTTACTTTAACAATCCTATTTGTTCGCTTTTTTGGACTATCGCGAGCAGCTAGTCGTTACGCTGAACGTTACTTTTCCCATAAAGCGACATTTACGATCTTAGGTAAGCTACGAGTCTATTTTTACGATAAAATTGAGCCCTTAGCTCCGGCGTTATTCGCTACGTACCGAAGCGGGGATTTGCTCTCGAGAGTCGTTGCTGATGTAGATCGACTTCAATATTTTTTCTTGCGAGTTTTCTATCCACCGCTTGTCATGATTGTCGTCTTTATTACTACAGGGGTAGTCATCTACACATTTTCAATAGCAATGGCACTCGTTTTACTTGGGGGTGTATTGATCGTTGGTATTGCAATTCCATTGTTCTTTACATTTTTTACTCAGAATATTGGCTTACAACTAAGAGAAAAGCGCTCACAGTTGTCAGTAACCATCACTGATTTTTTATATGGCTTTAATGATTTAAGAACTAATCAGCGGCTAAAAGATAAGCTGACGGATATCAATCAGATCTCAAGAGACTTAGTCGCCGAACAAGAAAAAGATGGAATGCTCTCAAGTAAAGGGGAGAGCATTAGTGGATTGATGACATTTCTAACAGCATGGATGATGCTAATAGTCGGTGTAACCTTGGTTGATGCAGGTCAGCTTAATGGTGTTTTCTTAGCGATGTTAGTTTTGATTACGTTAACTGTTTTCGAAACGGCTACACCAATGGCAATTATCCCAGGACATATTGAGGAAAGTAGAGTAGCCTCGGAGCGTCTGTTCAAATTAACAAATAATCAAAACGAACAAAAGGGTAGATCCACGGAAAAAATTGACGTCCCTACAGCTCCAGTTAAAATTACTGTTGATCGCGTATCATTTGCTTATCCTAGTGAAGAACGTTTTGCATTAAAAAACATTCAACTACTAATTGAGGAAAAAAAGAAAGTGGCCATTGTGGGGGCGAGTGGCTCTGGGAAAAGTAGTTTTTTACAGTTATTATTAAAATTTTATGATAATTACCGTGGTGATATTTGGTTAGGGGATTGGAATCTTAAGGACCTTAGTGAGGAAGATGCGAGGTGCTTTTTCGGAGTTGTCGCTCAAGAAAACCACTTTTTTAATCAGACAATTCGGGCGAATTTATTGTTAGCAAAGCCTGAAGCGACAGATGAAGAACTTGAAGAGATTTTGAAATCTGTGGCCCTCCCTCACATCAAACTTAATGATGTCTTGAGTGAAAAAGGAACATCACTTTCAGGTGGAGAACGCCAACGGCTAGCCATTGCCAGAATGGTGTTAAAAGACTCACCGATTTGGTTATTAGATGAGCCGACAACTGGATTGGATGCCTTAACCGAGCAAGAAGTTTTATCGGTATTATGGCCAAAAGTTGAAGGGAAGACTGTGGTATACATTACCCATAAATTAGTAGGACTAGAAAAAATGGATGAAATTATCGTCTTTGATAAAGGTACCATTATTGAACAAGGATCATACGAAGCACTATTGAAGAACAAGGGATATTTTTATGATTTGAAGCAGTTAGAAGTTGAAAAGATTAGCTGA
- the cydD gene encoding thiol reductant ABC exporter subunit CydD, which produces MAKIKGKIFAFFTSFAIISGVLAITQAYLIASIVDAVFLKGKGLTDVWPLFLFLLVVFSSRAAVSFINTSYGVKLASFVKINLRTKLVDKLSKSNTGELYEEKTGKHVSVLTDVVDQLDAYYTSFLPQLMQAGVIPLMIVIVVFTQNIYSGLIMLVTAPLIPVFMIIIGSMTEKKSQEQMDSMIKFSGHFLDVLQGLTTLKIFGRSKTQRSEIVRMSDQFRDTTMAVLKIAFLSALMLEILATLATAMIAVEVGLRLVYAHLTFHTAFFVLLLAPELYLPLKNLGASFHSGKNSIAAAETIWEVLDKKETNQIWGDKKLTSDGKLTIKLKNISFQYKEHNPILENIDVTIATGERVAFVGRSGSGKTTLLKVILGMLSPTTGQVVVNGTPLTELQEEQWLNQIAYVSQEPYLFSGTIAENILMGNQGASKVEVIRAAKEAGVDRFVNDLPKGYETCVGEAGLGLSGGEKQRVALARAFLKRASLVLLDEPTAGLDLETEQVLKKAIEKLSKNATVITVAHRFQTIAAADKIVLFSEGKVAGIGTHEQLKNENELYQRLFTQDKNL; this is translated from the coding sequence TTGGCAAAAATCAAAGGGAAGATTTTCGCCTTCTTCACTTCATTTGCAATCATTTCTGGTGTACTAGCAATTACTCAAGCCTATCTTATTGCTAGTATTGTAGATGCAGTATTTTTGAAAGGTAAGGGGCTAACAGATGTATGGCCCCTATTTTTATTTCTTCTAGTAGTTTTTAGTAGTAGGGCTGCTGTATCCTTTATTAATACGAGTTATGGAGTAAAACTAGCAAGCTTTGTAAAAATCAATTTGAGAACTAAATTAGTCGATAAGCTATCCAAGTCGAATACTGGTGAGCTCTATGAGGAGAAAACAGGAAAACATGTGAGTGTTCTTACAGATGTAGTAGATCAACTTGATGCTTATTACACAAGCTTTTTACCACAGTTAATGCAAGCTGGGGTTATTCCATTAATGATTGTCATTGTCGTTTTCACACAGAACATCTACTCCGGTTTGATTATGCTTGTGACAGCGCCGTTAATTCCCGTTTTTATGATCATTATTGGAAGCATGACGGAAAAGAAATCACAAGAACAGATGGATAGTATGATCAAGTTTTCGGGGCATTTTCTAGATGTTCTTCAAGGGCTAACCACCCTGAAAATATTTGGACGAAGCAAAACGCAACGTTCGGAAATTGTCAGGATGAGCGATCAATTTCGTGATACGACAATGGCTGTCTTGAAAATTGCTTTCCTTTCAGCGTTAATGCTTGAAATTTTAGCAACGCTTGCGACTGCGATGATTGCAGTTGAAGTTGGTTTGCGACTTGTTTATGCACACCTAACGTTTCACACTGCATTTTTTGTTCTGCTGTTAGCTCCGGAACTCTATTTGCCTTTGAAAAACCTAGGAGCTAGTTTCCATTCTGGTAAAAATAGTATTGCCGCAGCAGAAACAATTTGGGAAGTCTTAGACAAGAAAGAAACTAACCAGATTTGGGGAGATAAAAAGCTTACAAGTGATGGGAAATTAACTATTAAACTTAAGAACATTTCGTTTCAATATAAAGAGCATAATCCAATTTTGGAAAATATAGATGTAACGATTGCCACAGGGGAAAGAGTGGCGTTTGTCGGAAGGAGTGGCTCTGGAAAAACGACTCTCTTAAAAGTAATCTTAGGAATGCTTTCCCCTACTACAGGACAGGTGGTTGTTAACGGAACCCCGTTAACTGAACTACAAGAAGAGCAATGGCTAAATCAAATTGCCTACGTATCTCAAGAGCCTTACTTATTTTCAGGCACGATTGCGGAGAATATCCTAATGGGAAACCAAGGAGCGAGTAAGGTAGAGGTAATCAGAGCAGCTAAGGAAGCGGGAGTAGACCGCTTTGTAAATGACTTACCTAAAGGGTATGAAACTTGTGTAGGGGAAGCAGGACTAGGTCTTTCCGGTGGTGAAAAGCAAAGAGTAGCATTAGCGAGGGCCTTTTTAAAAAGAGCTTCGCTTGTCTTACTTGACGAGCCAACAGCAGGATTAGATCTTGAAACGGAACAAGTATTAAAAAAGGCGATTGAAAAGCTATCAAAAAATGCCACTGTTATCACAGTTGCTCACCGTTTCCAAACGATTGCTGCTGCCGATAAGATTGTGCTTTTTTCAGAAGGAAAAGTGGCTGGAATAGGAACTCATGAACAGCTAAAAAATGAAAATGAGCTTTATCAAAGGCTTTTTACACAAGATAAGAATTTATAA
- a CDS encoding cytochrome ubiquinol oxidase subunit I translates to MFEMLDVLMLSRLQFMFTVIVHYFFVPLTIGLAVFIAFMEFRYWRTGNPLYDKMARFWTKLFLVNFGVGLATGITMEFQFGMNWAGYSRFVGDIFGAPLAAEGVFAFFLESTFIGLLVFGRDKISKGMRFFAALMISLGTTMSSFWIIAANSWQHTPAGFIINEEMNRAEMVNFAEAIFNPSTMVRFFHVLQGAYILSAFFVIAISAYYLLRKKNIPLAKKSMKYAVIFGLVFSVTQAFSGHSHSVLVAETQPAKLAAYEAHWETESNAHLLLFAIPDYENETNKFEIGIPGLLSYLTHGDRNEPVLGLKEFPADERPSILGNFIAFRVMIGLGMIFIFWTIYLAFQMRRGTLYDNHFALKTSLLLLPTPYLANTAGWIVAEWGRQPWIVYGVLRTADGVSQLSTMELVLSLGFFIGIYTFLLYLMIYLMVKEVKKFDMEKAFSTDKGHESGREETA, encoded by the coding sequence ATGTTTGAAATGCTCGATGTTTTAATGTTATCAAGGTTACAGTTTATGTTTACAGTGATCGTTCACTATTTTTTCGTCCCTTTAACGATAGGCTTGGCAGTCTTCATTGCTTTCATGGAGTTCCGGTATTGGAGAACAGGTAATCCCCTATACGATAAAATGGCCCGTTTCTGGACGAAGCTGTTTCTCGTCAATTTTGGTGTAGGGCTTGCTACAGGGATTACGATGGAATTTCAATTTGGAATGAATTGGGCAGGTTACTCCCGATTTGTAGGTGATATCTTTGGTGCGCCACTTGCTGCTGAGGGGGTATTTGCCTTCTTCCTAGAGTCGACGTTTATTGGTTTACTAGTTTTTGGCCGTGATAAGATTTCTAAGGGGATGCGTTTTTTTGCGGCACTAATGATTTCGCTCGGAACAACGATGTCATCATTTTGGATTATTGCCGCCAATTCATGGCAGCACACACCGGCAGGATTTATTATTAACGAGGAAATGAACCGTGCAGAAATGGTCAACTTTGCTGAAGCTATTTTTAATCCGTCAACAATGGTGAGATTTTTCCACGTTCTCCAAGGTGCTTACATTTTATCTGCCTTTTTTGTAATCGCGATTAGCGCTTACTATTTGTTAAGAAAGAAGAATATTCCTCTTGCAAAAAAATCAATGAAATATGCGGTGATTTTTGGATTAGTCTTTTCTGTGACTCAGGCTTTTTCAGGACATTCTCACTCAGTATTAGTAGCTGAGACACAGCCAGCAAAGCTTGCAGCTTATGAAGCCCATTGGGAAACAGAGAGTAATGCACACTTATTACTGTTTGCCATTCCAGACTATGAAAACGAAACGAATAAATTTGAAATAGGCATCCCAGGACTACTAAGCTATCTGACTCACGGAGACCGAAATGAGCCAGTATTAGGTTTAAAAGAGTTTCCCGCAGATGAACGTCCATCAATTTTAGGTAACTTTATAGCATTTCGAGTCATGATTGGTTTAGGAATGATCTTTATTTTCTGGACGATCTATCTAGCTTTCCAAATGCGAAGAGGAACACTTTATGATAATCACTTCGCCCTAAAAACATCATTGCTACTATTGCCAACACCATATCTTGCTAACACAGCAGGCTGGATTGTAGCTGAATGGGGCAGGCAGCCTTGGATTGTTTATGGTGTTTTAAGAACAGCTGATGGTGTTTCCCAATTAAGTACCATGGAGTTAGTATTGTCACTAGGTTTTTTCATTGGGATATACACGTTCCTTTTATACCTGATGATTTATCTGATGGTAAAAGAAGTGAAGAAATTTGATATGGAAAAAGCATTTAGTACTGATAAGGGTCACGAATCAGGAAGGGAGGAAACTGCATAA
- a CDS encoding cytochrome d ubiquinol oxidase subunit II, which yields MGRLFFIGSLLPGFLFGVAMGNIVVGIPMDSMQNYSGTFFNLLNPYSLLLGIVGLVGFLLQGTTYTIIKTEGAIQQRAIRLTKLFSVLIIVAWVLGTLTAQIYAPHMYTNYFNYPILFIIPLTTVAGLLAIPMLLSIGHYGKLFIASSVVIATKIATLAAGMFPNLVFSTNSATSLTIYNASSTDLTLRVMLIVALIGMPLVITYTIYVYYVFRGKATSERHGY from the coding sequence ATGGGCAGGCTATTTTTCATTGGCAGTCTTCTCCCAGGGTTCCTTTTTGGGGTAGCTATGGGAAACATTGTTGTAGGTATTCCAATGGACTCTATGCAAAACTATTCAGGTACTTTCTTTAATCTATTAAATCCATATTCGCTACTTTTAGGAATTGTAGGTTTAGTTGGCTTTTTACTCCAAGGGACAACGTACACAATTATTAAAACGGAAGGTGCTATCCAACAAAGAGCGATTCGGTTAACGAAACTATTTAGCGTCTTAATAATTGTAGCTTGGGTGTTAGGTACATTAACAGCGCAAATTTATGCGCCACATATGTATACGAATTACTTTAACTATCCTATCTTGTTTATTATTCCATTAACAACAGTGGCCGGTCTACTAGCCATTCCAATGCTTCTTTCGATTGGTCATTATGGAAAGTTATTTATCGCAAGTTCTGTAGTTATTGCAACGAAAATTGCTACGCTTGCTGCTGGGATGTTCCCTAACCTAGTATTTTCTACAAACTCAGCGACTAGTTTGACAATTTATAATGCATCATCAACAGATTTAACATTGCGAGTGATGCTGATCGTTGCGCTTATTGGTATGCCTTTAGTCATTACGTATACAATTTACGTCTATTATGTATTTCGTGGTAAGGCAACTTCAGAGCGCCATGGCTATTAG
- a CDS encoding Dps family protein has translation MENTKLVSSLNTQLANWNVLFTKLHNYHWYVTGPEFFTLHTKFEEYYTEAATYIDTIAERILTIEGKPLATLKEYLAASSIEEASSKEDAKEMVAILAADFTKIIAESNETIALAEEAGDESTADMFIGIKTSLEQHVWMLKAYLG, from the coding sequence ATGGAAAATACAAAATTAGTGAGCTCACTGAATACGCAATTAGCAAATTGGAACGTTTTATTTACGAAGTTACACAACTACCATTGGTACGTTACAGGACCAGAGTTTTTTACGTTACACACGAAGTTTGAGGAATATTACACTGAGGCTGCAACATATATTGACACAATTGCAGAACGTATTCTAACAATTGAAGGGAAGCCACTTGCTACTTTAAAAGAGTATTTAGCAGCTTCGTCAATTGAAGAAGCATCAAGTAAAGAAGATGCAAAAGAAATGGTAGCAATTTTAGCTGCAGATTTTACAAAGATTATCGCTGAGTCTAATGAGACGATTGCTCTTGCTGAAGAAGCTGGAGACGAGTCTACAGCTGATATGTTTATCGGCATTAAGACGTCGTTAGAGCAACATGTTTGGATGTTAAAAGCATATCTAGGGTAA
- a CDS encoding MarR family winged helix-turn-helix transcriptional regulator: MENIRELFQILTRRFGFLNKNCCSIGEFEISMIHSHILFEVERRNKPSMQEVAEALGTDITTFSRQIQTLVKMELVEKTPHEEDRRVQLLSLTTQGKFVTGAIDQQMKDYLEEIFSHLGADEREMVIQSIKLLNEAMAKSSRCCQPNMF, from the coding sequence TTGGAAAATATTCGTGAACTGTTTCAAATCTTAACCAGAAGATTCGGCTTTCTTAATAAGAACTGTTGTTCCATCGGCGAATTTGAAATTTCGATGATTCATAGTCATATATTATTTGAAGTCGAGCGGAGAAACAAACCTTCAATGCAGGAAGTAGCCGAAGCATTAGGAACGGATATTACCACGTTTTCCCGTCAAATTCAGACGTTAGTAAAAATGGAGTTAGTCGAGAAAACACCTCATGAAGAAGATCGACGTGTACAACTATTATCATTAACGACACAAGGGAAGTTTGTAACAGGGGCCATCGATCAACAAATGAAAGATTACTTAGAGGAAATATTTTCACACTTAGGTGCAGACGAAAGAGAAATGGTCATTCAATCAATCAAGTTATTGAATGAAGCAATGGCAAAATCATCAAGGTGTTGTCAGCCAAATATGTTTTAG
- a CDS encoding permease → MDHFTSFLLLALELTLLFIGISFLINLLKGFIPFEKLEKYLSGKNPIIGVGAAILLAFVTPFCSCSTIPVIVNLLQQKVRFGIVMVFLFASPVLDPTIITLMAVLLGPKVALFYTLITAILAAVIGIALEKLGFEKYVKNVVMSGYEKTEKRFSLKDSLRETLALMKSVYPYIIIGAAIGSIIKGLVPTEFIATYFGGEAWWLVPIAAVVGIPLYIRLSTMIPISQILIVKGMALAPVMALMISSAGASLPEIALLNSIFQKKLVVAFVGSVITLATFSGLLFYII, encoded by the coding sequence ATGGACCACTTTACAAGTTTTTTACTGTTAGCATTAGAACTTACCTTATTATTTATAGGAATCTCATTTTTAATTAATCTACTAAAAGGGTTTATCCCGTTTGAAAAACTAGAAAAGTATCTAAGTGGGAAAAATCCAATTATCGGTGTTGGAGCTGCAATACTGCTGGCATTTGTGACACCCTTTTGTTCTTGTTCAACGATCCCAGTAATCGTTAATTTGTTACAGCAAAAAGTTCGTTTTGGTATTGTTATGGTTTTCTTATTTGCATCACCAGTTCTTGATCCAACCATTATTACATTAATGGCTGTTCTGTTAGGGCCAAAGGTTGCCTTGTTTTATACATTAATAACGGCCATATTAGCAGCAGTCATCGGTATTGCTCTAGAAAAACTAGGTTTTGAGAAATATGTAAAAAACGTTGTAATGAGTGGGTATGAAAAAACAGAGAAGAGATTTAGTTTAAAGGATAGTTTGCGAGAAACCCTCGCTCTAATGAAGTCTGTTTATCCCTATATTATCATTGGTGCTGCGATCGGCTCGATCATTAAAGGGCTAGTTCCCACAGAGTTTATCGCGACTTATTTTGGCGGAGAAGCTTGGTGGCTCGTGCCAATTGCAGCTGTCGTTGGTATTCCCTTGTATATTCGCCTCTCTACAATGATACCGATCTCGCAAATTTTAATTGTAAAAGGTATGGCCCTTGCCCCAGTGATGGCGTTAATGATTAGCTCAGCAGGTGCAAGTTTACCAGAGATTGCTTTGCTAAATTCAATTTTTCAAAAAAAATTAGTTGTCGCATTCGTTGGGTCTGTAATTACATTAGCAACCTTTTCTGGACTATTATTCTATATCATATAA
- a CDS encoding diguanylate cyclase, whose protein sequence is MAPYLALLLISISFGIIANSIRFLFSEKVNKLILIALTLALVIIYSMMFTFTSVSWTVFFVILIAAYSFHLKGAMITACVSWVIVVLHIGFEPVLLISYLIFALFIGVVAEFHLKKAREQQRWLATLMKQSKQLDVFREISLVMQQTLKLDKLLQIILISVTAGHGLGFNRAMIFLKSPEKNQLNGIMGIGPMNANEGFVTWVRLAESNLKLLDLIKENYDKDAIDPQLNALIKSISIDLNDPNVLEKALRKGVPYNVKTIDVNDHSQKLFLEHFQMQAFAAIPLLNQGNQIGVLIIDNIVNNQPITEDDIDSVIPLANQAAIAIEHANLYQQIENMALRDGLTGLFNQRSFETYSNNHFTTAKTKQEPLSIIILDIDSFKHFNDTNGHLLGNEVLIQLSSILESSVRGDDLAFRFGGEEFIILLPNTGEKKAVIVGERVRENIEQAVFPNEEKQPKGTLTVSVGVASTETTSFETIGDLIEAADKALYVAKEAGKNNVTLYKERAKL, encoded by the coding sequence ATGGCTCCATATCTTGCACTTCTCTTGATTTCAATCTCATTTGGAATTATTGCTAACTCTATTCGATTTCTCTTTAGTGAAAAGGTTAATAAACTAATCCTCATAGCCTTAACATTGGCACTTGTCATTATTTATAGCATGATGTTTACTTTTACTAGTGTAAGTTGGACGGTCTTCTTTGTTATCTTAATAGCTGCCTATTCTTTTCACCTTAAAGGTGCGATGATCACCGCTTGCGTTAGTTGGGTGATCGTTGTACTCCATATTGGCTTTGAGCCAGTATTGCTAATTAGCTATCTCATTTTTGCACTTTTTATTGGTGTAGTTGCGGAATTTCACTTAAAAAAGGCAAGAGAGCAACAGCGCTGGTTGGCAACCTTAATGAAGCAGTCAAAACAACTAGATGTATTTCGAGAAATTAGCTTAGTGATGCAGCAAACACTCAAGCTTGATAAGCTCTTGCAAATTATCTTGATTTCTGTAACCGCGGGGCATGGTCTTGGATTTAATCGAGCAATGATCTTTCTAAAATCTCCTGAAAAAAATCAGTTAAATGGAATTATGGGGATTGGACCTATGAACGCAAATGAAGGTTTTGTTACTTGGGTGCGGCTTGCAGAAAGTAACTTAAAACTACTTGACCTAATTAAAGAAAATTACGATAAAGATGCGATTGACCCACAACTAAATGCTTTAATTAAGTCGATTTCGATAGACTTAAATGATCCTAACGTTCTAGAAAAAGCGTTACGTAAAGGTGTTCCCTACAATGTTAAAACCATCGACGTAAATGATCACTCGCAAAAGCTATTCCTAGAGCATTTTCAAATGCAAGCGTTTGCTGCTATTCCACTACTTAATCAAGGAAATCAAATTGGTGTTTTAATCATCGACAATATTGTTAATAACCAACCAATTACGGAAGACGATATTGATAGTGTCATTCCTTTAGCTAACCAAGCTGCTATTGCCATAGAACATGCGAATCTTTACCAACAAATTGAAAATATGGCTTTACGCGATGGGCTGACAGGATTATTTAATCAACGGTCATTTGAAACTTACTCAAATAACCATTTCACAACTGCAAAAACAAAACAGGAACCACTTTCAATCATCATTTTAGATATCGATTCGTTTAAGCATTTTAATGACACAAATGGACATTTATTAGGAAATGAGGTTTTAATTCAACTTTCCTCAATATTAGAATCTTCTGTTAGAGGCGATGATTTAGCGTTTCGCTTTGGCGGAGAAGAATTTATAATCCTATTACCTAATACAGGTGAGAAAAAAGCTGTTATTGTAGGTGAAAGAGTTCGAGAAAACATCGAGCAAGCTGTTTTCCCTAATGAAGAAAAACAGCCAAAAGGAACATTAACAGTCAGTGTTGGTGTTGCTTCTACTGAAACAACTAGCTTTGAAACGATTGGCGATTTAATAGAAGCTGCGGATAAAGCTCTTTATGTAGCGAAAGAAGCTGGTAAGAATAATGTCACGCTGTATAAGGAGAGGGCTAAACTATGA
- the cydB gene encoding cytochrome d ubiquinol oxidase subunit II, with translation MDLNIIWFILLGVLIIGYAVLDGFDLGIGTLFFTLGKTKEEKKTLINSIGPVWDGNEVWLLTAGGALFAAFPFVYATVFSGFYLAMLLVLFGLIFRAIAVEYYFKTEDDPHLQN, from the coding sequence ATGGATCTCAATATTATTTGGTTTATCCTGTTAGGTGTTTTAATAATTGGTTATGCCGTTTTAGATGGTTTTGACTTAGGGATAGGGACGCTATTTTTTACGCTTGGAAAAACAAAAGAAGAGAAAAAGACGCTTATAAATTCCATCGGTCCTGTTTGGGACGGGAACGAAGTTTGGTTATTAACTGCAGGTGGTGCTCTTTTCGCAGCCTTTCCTTTCGTTTATGCTACAGTCTTTAGTGGCTTTTACTTAGCGATGTTACTCGTATTGTTTGGGTTGATTTTCAGAGCTATTGCAGTTGAATATTATTTTAAAACTGAAGATGATCCGCATCTGCAAAACTGA
- a CDS encoding SDR family oxidoreductase: MNKSLPSAFPPQHQPKQPGIEAQMNPRPIFDDPDYKGNGKLKGKVAFITGGDSGIGRAVAIAFAKEGANVAIAYYDETEDAEETKQLVEAKGVQCVLFRGDIAQESTCIKMIEDTINHFGQLDILVNNAAYQVVQNNLKNITTEQLERTFQINIFSCFHFVKAALPHLKQGSSIINTASITAYHGHEQLVDYSATKGAMVTFTRSLSMQLVGQGIRVNGVAPGPIWTPLIPASFPASQVASFGSNTPMKRAGQPFELAPAYVYLASSDSSYVSGQMIHINGGEIING, encoded by the coding sequence ATGAACAAAAGTTTACCTTCTGCCTTTCCTCCCCAGCACCAACCAAAACAACCCGGGATTGAAGCGCAGATGAATCCACGTCCAATTTTCGATGACCCAGACTACAAAGGAAATGGCAAATTAAAAGGAAAGGTAGCTTTTATTACTGGTGGAGATAGTGGAATTGGACGGGCTGTGGCTATTGCCTTTGCCAAAGAAGGAGCAAATGTTGCCATTGCCTATTATGACGAGACTGAGGATGCTGAAGAAACGAAGCAATTAGTTGAAGCTAAAGGGGTTCAATGTGTACTTTTTCGTGGAGATATTGCACAAGAGTCAACATGTATAAAGATGATTGAAGATACGATAAATCATTTTGGGCAGTTAGATATTCTTGTTAATAACGCAGCATACCAAGTTGTTCAAAACAATCTTAAAAACATTACGACTGAACAATTAGAACGTACCTTTCAGATCAATATCTTTTCTTGCTTCCATTTTGTTAAAGCAGCATTGCCACACCTTAAACAAGGGAGCTCAATTATTAATACAGCCTCAATTACTGCCTACCATGGTCATGAACAATTGGTTGACTATTCCGCTACAAAAGGAGCGATGGTCACCTTTACAAGATCTTTATCAATGCAATTAGTTGGACAAGGAATTCGCGTGAATGGAGTAGCACCTGGGCCAATCTGGACCCCTCTCATACCTGCATCATTCCCTGCAAGTCAGGTTGCTAGTTTCGGCAGTAACACACCAATGAAACGAGCTGGTCAACCGTTCGAATTAGCACCTGCTTATGTCTATCTCGCTTCAAGTGATTCTTCGTACGTTTCTGGACAAATGATTCATATTAATGGTGGTGAGATTATTAATGGATGA
- a CDS encoding CBO0543 family protein, giving the protein MHILIGLMTVLAVWIRRDYRNWKEYHTTMLYIAIGNLMYNFLCANYLLWKFNPDILSNHTLTEVVYTLIVFPGTVLMFLAKYPSTPKRIFLHYVTWISVYVGFEVVFLVLDKIYYQHGWHLGWSALFDCIMFPMLRLFYKKPLVAYVLSIPIAVFFIYYFDVPVHIPMEERLNYIANK; this is encoded by the coding sequence ATGCATATTTTAATCGGATTAATGACAGTGCTAGCTGTTTGGATTCGTCGTGATTATCGCAATTGGAAAGAGTATCATACTACCATGCTTTATATTGCAATTGGAAACCTTATGTATAATTTTTTATGTGCAAACTATTTACTATGGAAATTTAACCCGGACATTTTATCTAACCATACTTTAACAGAAGTTGTTTATACTCTTATTGTTTTTCCAGGAACAGTATTAATGTTTTTAGCGAAGTATCCCAGTACACCAAAACGGATCTTTTTACATTATGTGACTTGGATAAGCGTTTACGTTGGATTTGAAGTTGTGTTTTTAGTTCTTGATAAAATATATTACCAGCATGGTTGGCATTTAGGTTGGTCAGCCCTTTTTGATTGTATTATGTTCCCAATGTTAAGATTATTTTATAAAAAGCCATTAGTGGCGTACGTATTGTCAATCCCTATAGCAGTATTTTTTATTTATTACTTTGACGTACCGGTGCATATCCCGATGGAAGAGAGATTAAATTATATTGCTAATAAATGA